In a genomic window of Oncorhynchus keta strain PuntledgeMale-10-30-2019 chromosome 28, Oket_V2, whole genome shotgun sequence:
- the lzic gene encoding protein LZIC, which produces MASRGKSETGKLKQNMEEQLDRLMQQLQDLEECREDLEEEEYEETKKETLEQLNEFNESLKKMVTGNMTLVDELGGMQLAIQAAISQAFKTPEVIRMFAKKQPGQLRTRLAEMDRDVMVGKLSRDVYTQQKVEILTALRKLGEKLTVEDETFLAENVTATLSQFEKITADLGSEDKIMALASSGVEKTKV; this is translated from the exons ATGGCTTCTCGTGGGAAATCAGAAACTGGGAAACTAAAACAAAACATGGAGGAGCAACTGGACAGATTGATGCAACAGCTCCAAGATTTGGAAGAGTGCAG AGAAGACCTAGAAGAGGAGGAGTATGAGGAGACCAAGAAGGAAACCCTGGAGCAGTTGAATGAGTTCAATGAGTCTCTGAAGAAGATGGTGACAGGCAACATGACATTGGTGGATGAGCTTGGAGGAATGCAACTG GCAATCCAGGCTGCCATCAGCCAAGCTTTCAAGACCCCTGAGGTGATCCGAATGTTTGCCAAGAAGCAACCAGGGCAGTTGAGAACCAGATTAGCAGAG ATGGACCGTGATGTCATGGTGGGGAAACTTTCGAGGGATGTGTACACTCAGCAGAAGGTGGAGATCCTCACTGCCTTGAGAAAACTGGGCGAGAAG CTTACAGTCGAAGACGAGACTTTTCTGGCTGAAAATGTGACCGCAACTCTCAGCCAATTTGAAAAAATCACTGCAGACCTCG GATCAGAAGACAAGATAATGGCTTTAGCTAGTTCTGGTGTGGAGAAAACCAAGGTATAG
- the nmnat1 gene encoding nicotinamide/nicotinic acid mononucleotide adenylyltransferase 1 isoform X1: MEPQDLTKVVLLACGSFNPITNMHLRMFELARDYLEDTGQYIVVRGIISAVGDGYKKKGLIEACHRVDMARLATDTSDWIKVDAWESQQPEWVETAKVMRHHYKELTTAEQNNDYVDTAKKRRIEATKHAFEDPSSYHTRRDIGPQLKLLCGADVLESFGVPNLWTHEDIAEIVGRYGLVCITRNGCDAHKFIHQSEVLWKHRKNIHVVREWVTNEISATHVRRALCRGQTVRYLLPDPVVSYIREHGLYSAESEQKNADVVLAPLQRHTGPSSS; this comes from the exons ATGGAGCCTCAAGACCTAACCAAAGTGGTTCTGCTGGCTTGTGGGTCTTTCAACCCCATAACCAATATGCACCTGCGTATGTTTGAATTGGCACGGGATTACCTGGAAGATACAG GACAGTACATAGTTGTGAGGGGCATCATCTCTGCAGTGGGTGACGGCTATAAGAAGAAGGGTCTGATTGAGGCCTGTCACCGTGTAGATATGGCCAGGCTGGCCACAGACACCTCTGACTGGATCAAAGTAGATGCATGGGAGAGCCAGCAGCCTGAATGGGTGGAGACAGCTAAAGTGATGCG GCATCATTATAAAGAACTGACGACAGCGGAACAGAACAATGACTATGTGGACACTGCAAAGAAGAGGAGGATTGAGGCGACAAAGCACGCTTTCGAGGATCCATCCTCGTATCACACAAGGAGAG ACATCGGCCCTCAGCTGAAACTCCTGTGCGGCGCGGATGTCCTGGAGTCCTTCGGCGTTCCCAACCTGTGGACGCACGAGGACATTGCCGAGATCGTGGGCCGCTATGGCCTGGTGTGCATCACCCGCAACGGCTGTGATGCCCACAAGTTCATCCACCAATCAGAGGTGCTGTGGAAGCACCGCAAGAACATCCACGTGGTCCGTGAGTGGGTAACCAACGAGATCTCGGCCACGCACGTGCGTCGGGCCCTGTGCCGGGGCCAGACCGTCCGCTACTTACTGCCGGACCCGGTGGTGAGCTACATCCGGGAGCACGGCCTGTACAGTGCCGAGAGTGAGCAGAAGAACGCTGACGTCGTCCTTGCCCCGCTTCAGAGACACACCGGCCCCTCCTCCAGCTGA
- the nmnat1 gene encoding nicotinamide/nicotinic acid mononucleotide adenylyltransferase 1 isoform X3, whose protein sequence is MEPQDLTKVVLLACGSFNPITNMHLRMFELARDYLEDTGQYIVVRGIISAVGDGYKKKGLIEACHRVDMARLATDTSDWIKVDAWESQQPEWVETAKVMRSEMA, encoded by the exons ATGGAGCCTCAAGACCTAACCAAAGTGGTTCTGCTGGCTTGTGGGTCTTTCAACCCCATAACCAATATGCACCTGCGTATGTTTGAATTGGCACGGGATTACCTGGAAGATACAG GACAGTACATAGTTGTGAGGGGCATCATCTCTGCAGTGGGTGACGGCTATAAGAAGAAGGGTCTGATTGAGGCCTGTCACCGTGTAGATATGGCCAGGCTGGCCACAGACACCTCTGACTGGATCAAAGTAGATGCATGGGAGAGCCAGCAGCCTGAATGGGTGGAGACAGCTAAAGTGATGCG TTCTGAGATGGCCTGA
- the nmnat1 gene encoding nicotinamide/nicotinic acid mononucleotide adenylyltransferase 1 isoform X2, producing MPFNSSSTRQCSEIQKRMGETLQIQVCQACSIIPKKTRCCNHCQRHHYKELTTAEQNNDYVDTAKKRRIEATKHAFEDPSSYHTRRDIGPQLKLLCGADVLESFGVPNLWTHEDIAEIVGRYGLVCITRNGCDAHKFIHQSEVLWKHRKNIHVVREWVTNEISATHVRRALCRGQTVRYLLPDPVVSYIREHGLYSAESEQKNADVVLAPLQRHTGPSSS from the exons ATGCCCTTTAACTCATCTTCAACCAGACAATGCAGTGAGAtccagaaaagaatgggagaaactctccaaatacaggtgtgccaagcttgtagcatcatacccaagaagactcgatgctgtaatcactgccaaag GCATCATTATAAAGAACTGACGACAGCGGAACAGAACAATGACTATGTGGACACTGCAAAGAAGAGGAGGATTGAGGCGACAAAGCACGCTTTCGAGGATCCATCCTCGTATCACACAAGGAGAG ACATCGGCCCTCAGCTGAAACTCCTGTGCGGCGCGGATGTCCTGGAGTCCTTCGGCGTTCCCAACCTGTGGACGCACGAGGACATTGCCGAGATCGTGGGCCGCTATGGCCTGGTGTGCATCACCCGCAACGGCTGTGATGCCCACAAGTTCATCCACCAATCAGAGGTGCTGTGGAAGCACCGCAAGAACATCCACGTGGTCCGTGAGTGGGTAACCAACGAGATCTCGGCCACGCACGTGCGTCGGGCCCTGTGCCGGGGCCAGACCGTCCGCTACTTACTGCCGGACCCGGTGGTGAGCTACATCCGGGAGCACGGCCTGTACAGTGCCGAGAGTGAGCAGAAGAACGCTGACGTCGTCCTTGCCCCGCTTCAGAGACACACCGGCCCCTCCTCCAGCTGA